From Penicillium digitatum chromosome 5, complete sequence, one genomic window encodes:
- a CDS encoding Serine hydrolase FSH: MKFLCLPGGYCSAKALKTQLGPFADALASNGNASFHYTQGTTEVHVPPEFAGFFGPPPNYTFLKVDGPALIHTNMSDFPKRDTPEEAMKAAAEAAGDPTFSCIIEVVDNLVGILDTEDDIDGVIGFSEGAQIASSLILEEQRRERELGRTPRLKCAIFFGGWPPFHPVTGKLLTADDYSKEPITIPTCHVVGASDPFLDGSMALYNMCDPDRADLFDHGAGHLIPRKKQTAEEIALVVREMINCVA, from the exons ATGAAATTTCTATGCCTTCCAGGAGGCTACTGCAGTGCCAAG GCTCTCAAAACACAGCTAG GCCCATTTGCTGATGCCCTCGCGTCCAATGGAAACGCCAGCTTCCACTATACGCAGGGAACGACGGAGGTGCATGTTCCCCCCGAATTTGCTGGGTTCTTCGGTCCGCCGCCCAACTACACTTTTCTCAAAGTCGATGGGCCTGCACTGATTCACACGAACATGAGTGATTTCCCGAAACGCGACACCCCGGAAGAGGCAATGAAAGCCGCCGCAGAGGCGGCAGGTGATCCCACATTCTCGTGCATTATCGAGGTCGTGGACAATCTGGTTGGCATTCTTGATACTGAAGACGACATTGATGGGGTGATTGGATTCTCTGAGGGGGCCCAAATTGCTTCGTCACTtattcttgaagagcaaaggagagagagagaactTGGTCGGACACCTCGATTGAAATGCGCGATCTTTTTTGGCGGATGGCCACCATTTCACCCAGTGACTGGAAAGCTTCTTACAGCCGATGACTACAGCAAAGAGCCGATCACTATTCCCACCTGCCATGTTGTTGGTGCATCGGATCCGTTCCTTGATGGATCCATGGCACTATACAACATGTGCGATCCAGACAGAGCTGATCTGTTTGATCATGGTGCGGGCCATTTAATTCCAAGAAAGAAGCAGACTGCCGAGGAGATTGCTCTGGTTGTACGCGAGATGATCAACTGTGTGGCTTGA
- a CDS encoding 1,3-beta-glucanosyltransferase Bgt1: MRTSGLVSLLLAAAPALVSAKGTLGFSLGDKNPDGTCKSTSDYEADFDALKGLSTLVRTYSGTECTTPQNILPAAKNKGFKVVLGIWLGKPTDPNNLLEEPSFKGDWAAIQKAIPGYEDVIHAITVGSETLYRGDLTGPQLHSYISHVMDNVPEGVLVGTAESWNKLADGTGDALFTQEPVVKYVLANAFAYWQGTAADQAYQTYFDDMAGAMEHIQKIAGDKADQINIVTGETGWPTDGGSDYQAAKAGTKNAEKFWKTGICGMLDWGVDLFYFEAFDESWKPDTKGDNGQMKDEKHWGLFTADRKVKFDTSCPE; this comes from the exons ATGCGAACCTCTGGTCTTGTTTCCCTCCTGCTGGCCGCTGCCCCGGCCCTGGTCTCTGCTAAGGGTACTCTCGGTTTCTCGCTCGGTGATAAGAACCCCGATGGGACCTGCAAGTCCACCAGCGACTATGAGGCTGATTTCGATGCCCTGAAGGGCCTGTCTACTCTCGTCCGTACCTACTCCGGCACTGAGTGTACGACTCCTCAAAACATCCTACCTGCTGCCAAAAACAAGGGCTTCAAGGTCGTTCTCGGCATTTG GCTTGGCAAGCCTACCGATCCCAATAATCTGTTGGAGGAGCCTTCCTTCAAGGGAGATTGGGCCGCCATCCAGAAGGCCATCCCCGGTTACGAGGACGTCATTCACGCCATCACCGTCGGATCAGAGACTCTCTATCGTGGTGACTTGACTGGACCCCAGCTCCACTCTTACATCAGCCACGTCATGGATAACGTGCCCGAGGGTGTCCTTGTCGGCACCGCCGAGAGCTGGAACAAGCTCGCTGATGGCACCGGTGACGCACTATTCACCCAGGAGCCCGTTGTAAAATATGT CTTGGCCAATGCTTTTGCTTACTGGCAGGGTACTGCCGCCGACCAGGCCTACCAGACCTACTTCGACGATATGGCCGGCGCTATGGAGCACATTCAGAAGATTGCCGGTGACAAGGCCGACCAAATCAACATTGTCACAGGTGAGACCGGCTGGCCCACCGATGGCGGTTCCGACTACCAGGCTGCCAAGGCCGGTACCAAGAATGCTGAGAAATTCTGGAAGACTGGTATCTGTGGCATGCTCGATTGGGGTGTTGATCTCTTTTACTTCGAGGCCTTCGATGAGTCCTGGAAGCCCGATACCAAGGGTGACAACGGCCAAATGAAGGATGAGAAGCACTGGGGTCTGTTCACCGCGGACCGCAAGGTCAAGTTCGACACCTCTTGCCCCGAATAG
- a CDS encoding Endosomal cargo receptor (P24), putative, whose amino-acid sequence MRFSTSTILVTALGWITAATAHTIQLKAHSRECFHESLHRDDVMTVTFQVGDREFGGSGNIDVDFWVEDPLRNRQYFKQAVASDDYSFTAQADGKYNYCFSNEGWTSNSKEVSFNVHGIVYVPEHEMAQDPLEFEVRRLSEALAQVKDEQSYIVMRERVHRNTAESTNGRVKWWSMFQLVVVIGEGVFQVWWLKRFFEVKRVV is encoded by the exons ATGCGATTCTCAACAAGCACCATCCTGGTCACCGCGCTGGGGTGGATAACCGCTGCGACCGCACACACCATCCAGCTCAAGGCTCACTCACGAGAATGCTTCCACGAGTCACTGCACCGCGACGATGTCATGACCGTCACCTTCCAAGTCGGAGATCGGGAGTTTGGAGGAAGTGGAAATATTGACGTTGATTTCTGG GTTGAGGATCCCCTGAGAAACCGCCAGTACTTCAAGCAGGCCGTTGCCTCTGACGATTACTCCTTCACCGCACAGGCGGACGGAAAATACAACTACTGCTTCAGTAATGAGGGCTGGACCTCCAATTCCAAGGAGGTCTCCTTCAATGTGCATGGAATTGTCTACGTGCCCGAACACGAGATGGCACAGGATCCCCTCGAATTCGAAG TTCGCAGACTTAGTGAGGCTTTGGCGCAGGTAAAGGATGAACAGTCGTACATTGTCATGCGCGAGCGAGTACACCGCAATACCGCAGAGAGCACCAATGGCCGCGTGAAATGGTGGAGTATGTTCCAGCTTGTGGTAGTTATTGGCGAGGGTGTGTTCCAGGTGTGGTGGCTGAAGAGATTCTTCGAG GTCAAGCGTGTGGTTTAA
- a CDS encoding Myosin heavy chain-like protein, putative — translation MTTDLDPSVSSAISAPSAQSHSRDTRLIRESRLAPLLLLSSPPSEDLSLSTVSSSVQRTSPQSITLEPPPLPFLSSHRATEESRPSSPVIRKAESSIYYTTAWGSPYAAPSTRRLSVTNSQIEFVGLDHGSGPSSPVSSVANYTELRRSSIVKDVTLEPVGHDTPANNGDKSTRDFTQDWINQYLTGQPRTERSNWLSDDSGSEAPSFFTARNHFADDASDDWLGLEDDFRSNDLLKTPTLSDFVGKKAAARAKANKTLHKRADTLRQEDFWGFAYDKDPPQNNMSDSNTPTVEVNLSVDKPLPPPPPNETEDVAKMEDPLNPGPLKTQVSIIGKSAIQTPQRRKKLNWRGKACIIELPHNDKRGLKPGYRLLTPTDVQQRMQQWENEGYDVRGFTIGDSEDPSSMTTLGGLSRPLYPDPYNLHEFSKGQPLVVKFPDRAKWEAYITELQEEKLRALGVSCGNDEPEQPIMPDYSLNPSGTPFPGLVASPPIPTASAASNALGHIHPFSPHFNQSSMPPSGAMGSLASPSPFGMQTPFIGAEQSMMGGFPFQFQPTPPTQGALTPQGFINVRQATSSAGPGAMSNFASILPTVSPLHDQGSFHPGFNDKGVFDGQFGHGMHQEGLPYQAPQTPVNGHSDHFHASNVEIAQPTPRGHGHNLSETLQRGLDQMAHTDYHLENSIERQMEDDYRDVGDRAGLNANALKARWGLPENEHLAPNPSHHAPHPFVQHQLPNQLYGDHYQQHNGLDASDLDTNPSVAGTPQTRQGPWQENQPSGHSYRGGHQSQLSISSLNVKAKEFDPTASFNSQAVPFGNDPFQFGDRSEQGLGFVPPPSFTPGSSMNGPIDSKLKQNASGSGGFKFSAASFNVDAPVFNPNPSISLKSNANSEQPPVGRTKIFGDIGINKIATPDKKSKAIPIVRPDEVKQEINEKERVVEDDTNGRPMQPTDRHKRARRGIGHAEDEAEYSTSTHPLGEAGNAQASSAPHAVAEGKENAIPTENNPLERTGTPVSEADTWTLFDAKREAENRSQTGSPAQAESSKDLVVKERKPRERAAGDSTSVTVSNGVDHTPHASKSSVKRTVLSPNAQPFEFKPAVSVFVPATIQPSSFAEKKPVEANHTKEPAKSLAEDKLKQAGLMASRFAATSPPEKAVLPTEPEGKTATRVETELITRQSKHYDSPWDSEDDSPDDEELNAIMEQLNDDDADIGIERQAISYNTIHATPFQSRHHHLTESMGGPTKEQRFGSAEARSEAPSPSPGGAPKTYKLSVPKLGSDVDANSNATFSPQKSLISRLQSPVRHLVTENDHVSDWDDMISAGEDEKFMNRNRFFDRRINDLVGSAIDEHLGPMERALAVIQQSVASIATGTASRRVFRSTSAEMEDSDADDEEDDGEEASVRDRSPHNMRERKLEMLKNVVMEALVTHDIPQRASPHSSHGELSQLKESIAELQALTIKKLAQDPVGDMREIIEEAMAKQLAQQIALQKPPSPRLSEAEEIGADSLMLQIEGLKGMLRVADERAEQEYKDRRDAQDAVTELQRLLKLAEEDAARHSAAAEDAESRLLQFKEEKIPYFEKMQFRTDSLSEESETLKVTIAELSTKNIALEGTLDEFRLSSDSFRRQLETAKGENKSLHETIDHLRTRIEDSMISRQNLTEKFDRLQDDMLNVTTEITRDQAAWRRKEEKQSARYNELRASHSRELRLRQKLEEDVREFEKNEREATKLRFLHEQSQQHNAKLEDLVTSLRAENHDLQIKSARFERELIETRESSRAEIQRIRSSMEADLEASNSQVNIVRAELEAQIICLQTQLENDRQSTNTSRERYELLLEEARDSKAAALAAKDLVIEENRKIHERVLNDLRERHARALHNSSEDRARGESHSMERMALSEDKAKHLQERVKLLEEKLEIAQAAARAAAKAAHNAKASPSSVPDTTPSHSRATPSMSYNKGSAEPERISPQALRESIFVLQDQLQQRETRIEELEQEVSTIDKDAPNKIKEKDTEITWLRELLGVRIDDLQDIIQTVSKPSFNQQAVRDAAIRLKANLQMQQQEKERLTTGRLASFADLAASPRSLPLAAAAAWGNWRKGRESAANTSDQTPSKPSNASTFLSGLLTPPSSSSRENSTGSQTSAAARFAQTRPLRGFKSAPRRGSVRSQAPVMEPPRTPPLLRRSSYDHDAEPANYEDGSFADENESTVDGMISASPKGRDNEGPFGPQINGFDAEESDIQANADADISSSDEPSTEEE, via the coding sequence ATGACTACAGATCTAGATCCCTCCGTCTCTTCCGCCATCTCGGCGCCTTCTGCACAGTCTCACTCGCGAGACACGCGCCTTATCCGTGAATCACGTCTAGCTCCCTTGTTACTCTTGTCTTCTCCGCCATCAGAAGACCTGAGCCTATCAACCGTTAGCTCCTCCGTTCAACGAACCTCACCGCAGAGTATCACCCTCGAGCCCCCGCCTCTCCCATTTCTATCCTCACATCGTGCAACCGAAGAATCTCGGCCCTCTTCGCCAGTCATTCGCAAGGCGGAAAGTAGCATCTACTACACCACTGCGTGGGGATCCCCTTATGCAGCACCTAGCACTCGGAGACTGTCAGTGACCAATAGTCAAATCGAATTCGTTGGGCTCGACCACGGATCTGGTCCTAGCTCGCCTGTCTCGTCAGTGGCCAATTACACCGAGTTGCGGAGATCTAGTATCGTCAAAGACGTTACACTTGAACCTGTGGGCCACGACACCCCCGCCAATAACGGAGATAAATCCACACGGGACTTTACGCAGGATTGGATCAATCAGTACCTTACCGGTCAACCAAGAACGGAGCGCAGCAATTGGCTCAGCGACGATTCAGGAAGTGAAGCGCCTTCGTTTTTCACTGCGAGGAACCATTTTGCCGACGACGCTTCGGACGACTGGCTTGGTCTGGAAGACGACTTCCGCTCCAACGACCTCTTGAAAACTCCAACCCTTTCTGATTTTGTTGGGAAAAAAGCCGCTGCGCGTGCAAAAGCCAACAAAACCTTGCACAAACGCGCAGACACCTTGCGACAGGAGGACTTTTGGGGATTTGCTTACGATAAAGATCCACCACAAAACAACATGTCAGACTCAAATACACCTACCGTCGAGGTAAACTTGTCCGTAGACAAGCCGTTACCTCCTCCGCCCCCAAACGAGACGGAGGACGTTGCAAAAATGGAAGATCCACTCAACCCGGGTCCACTAAAAACACAGGTTTCTATTATCGGCAAATCAGCCATCCAGACACCACAGCGGAGAAAGAAGTTGAACTGGCGCGGGAAAGCCTGCATAATAGAGCTGCCACACAATGATAAGAGAGGTTTAAAACCTGGGTATCGTCTTCTAACACCGACCGACGTTCAACAGCGAATGCAACAATGGGAGAACGAAGGGTACGATGTTCGTGGATTCACCATTGGCGATTCCGAGGACCCCTCATCAATGACAACTCTAGGAGGTCTCAGCAGACCTCTATATCCCGACCCATACAACCTCCATGAATTTTCCAAGGGCCAACCGCTCGTTGTCAAATTCCCAGACAGGGCCAAGTGGGAGGCTTACATCACCGAGCTCCAGGAAGAAAAGCTACGCGCCCTAGGAGTGTCATGCGGCAACGATGAGCCTGAGCAACCCATTATGCCCGATTACTCACTCAACCCCAGTGGTACACCCTTCCCGGGCCTTGTTGCATCCCCGCCGATTCCTACTGCGTCTGCAGCAAGCAACGCTCTCGGCCATATTCACCCATTCTCGCCTCACTTCAACCAATCATCAATGCCTCCATCTGGTGCGATGGGATCCCTGGCATCACCTTCACCATTCGGTATGCAGACGCCTTTCATAGGCGCGGAGCAAAGCATGATGGGTGGATTCCCCTTCCAATTCCAGCCCACGCCTCCTACTCAGGGAGCATTGACCCCCCAAGGCTTTATAAACGTTCGGCAGGCAACCTCATCAGCTGGCCCAGGGGCAATGAGCAACTTTGCCTCCATACTACCAACAGTTTCTCCGCTACATGACCAAGGGTCGTTCCACCCCGGGTTCAACGATAAGGGTGTATTTGATGGTCAATTTGGCCATGGTATGCATCAGGAAGGCCTGCCATATCAGGCTCCACAGACGCCGGTCAATGGACACTCAGATCATTTCCACGCATCAAACGTCGAAATTGCCCAGCCGACACCTCGAGGCCATGGTCATAATTTAAGCGAAACTCTGCAAAGAGGACTGGACCAGATGGCACATACCGATTACCATCTGGAAAACTCGATCGAACGGCAAATGGAGGATGATTACCGTGATGTGGGCGACCGTGCAGGCCTGAATGCGAACGCCCTTAAGGCGCGCTGGGGATTGCCAGAAAACGAACACCTCGCACCGAACCCTTCTCATCATGCACCTCATCCTTTCGTCCAGCACCAGCTCCCTAACCAATTATATGGAGACCATTATCAACAACACAATGGTCTTGATGCTTCTGATCTCGACACAAACCCCAGTGTTGCGGGTACGCCGCAGACTCGCCAAGGGCCGTGGCAGGAGAACCAACCCAGCGGCCACTCATACCGCGGAGGCCACCAATCGCAGCTCTCGATTTCATCACTCAACGTTAAAGCCAAAGAATTCGATCCAACCGCATCGTTCAATTCCCAGGCTGTGCCATTCGGCAATGACCCATTCCAGTTTGGTGACAGAAGCGAGCAAGGACTCGGTTTTGTCCCGCCTCCCTCATTCACGCCTGGTAGCAGTATGAATGGCCCAATCGATTCTAAGCTGAAACAAAATGCCAGTGGTAGTGGCGGATTCAAGTTTTCCGCCGCATCGTTCAATGTTGACGCACCTGTCTTCAACCCCAATCCCTCAATAAGTCTCAAGTCGAATGCCAACTCCGAGCAGCCTCCCGTTGGTCGCACCAAGATCTTCGGTGACATTGGCATCAACAAGATCGCCACTCCTGACAAGAAGTCCAAGGCTATTCCTATTGTGCGACCCGATGAGGTTAAACAGGAGATTAATGAGAAAGAGCGGGTAGTTGAAGATGACACCAATGGTCGTCCTATGCAGCCTACTGACCGCCACAAGCGTGCGCGTCGCGGTATCGGTCATGCTGAAGATGAGGCTGAATATAGTACATCGACCCACCCTCTGGGCGAGGCAGGCAACGCTCAAGCTTCGAGTGCGCCCCATGCTGTCGCCGAGGGCAAGGAGAATGCCATTCCCACAGAGAACAATCCACTAGAGCGGACAGGCACCCCTGTCAGCGAAGCCGACACTTGGACTCTGTTCGATGCGAAGCGGGAGGCCGAGAACCGATCTCAAACTGGATCGCCGGCCCAGGCAGAGTCATCTAAAGATCTTGTTGTCAAAGAACGTAAACCAAGGGAGCGTGCTGCGGGAGACAGTACGTCTGTCACTGTCTCGAATGGTGTCGACCACACTCCGCATGCATCCAAGAGCTCAGTCAAGAGAACCGTGCTGTCGCCTAATGCCCAGCCTTTTGAGTTCAAGCCTGCTGTTTCTGTATTTGTTCCCGCGACTATTCAGCCATCTAGCTTTGCTGAGAAAAAGCCGGTCGAAGCAAACCACACTAAGGAGCCTGCCAAGAGTCTCGCCGAAGATAAACTCAAGCAAGCTGGACTCATGGCTTCTCGCTTCGCCGCCACAAGCCCACCCGAGAAGGCAGTCTTACCAACTGAGCCAGAGGGCAAGACTGCAACCCGCGTGGAGACAGAACTCATTACTCGCCAATCTAAGCACTACGACAGCCCATGGGACTCCGAGGACGACTCGCCTGACGATGAGGAGCTGAATGCTATCATGGAACAACTAAACGACGACGACGCAGATATCGGCATCGAACGGCAAGCGATTTCTTACAACACCATTCACGCGACCCCCTTCCAATCGCGACACCACCACCTCACGGAGTCGATGGGCGGCCCTACGAAGGAACAGCGGTTTGGTTCTGCAGAGGCCCGAAGCGAAGCCCCCAGCCCGAGCCCTGGTGGAGCCCCCAAGACCTACAAGCTCAGCGTTCCTAAACTTGGCTCTGACGTCGATGCCAACAGCAATGCTACCTTCTCTCCGCAGAAGAGCCTTATCTCTCGTCTGCAGTCCCCTGTGCGCCACCTTGTTACTGAGAATGACCACGTCAGTGACTGGGATGATATGATCTCCGCCGGGGAAGACGAGAAGTTTATGAACCGTAACCGCTTCTTCGACCGTCGCATCAATGATCTTGTTGGCTCCGCCATTGACGAGCATTTGGGCCCTATGGAACGTGCCTTGGCTGTAATTCAGCAGTCGGTGGCGTCTATTGCCACTGGCACTGCAAGCAGAAGGGTCTTCCGCAGCACATCAGCCGAAATGGAAGACAGTGATGccgatgatgaggaagatgatggcGAGGAAGCTTCGGTTCGCGATCGCTCGCCCCACAACATGAGGGAACGTAAGCTGGAGATGCTCAAGAATGTCGTAATGGAAGCTTTGGTTACGCATGATATCCCTCAACGCGCTTCTCCACACTCCAGCCACGGCGAGTTATCGCAGCTCAAGGAAAGCATTGCTGAACTGCAGGCTCTGACGATCAAGAAGCTCGCTCAGGACCCTGTTGGTGATATGCGCGAGATTATCGAGGAAGCCATGGCCAAGCAATTGGCTCAACAGATCGCCTTGCAGAAACCCCCGAGCCCGCGCCTGTCAGAGGCCGAGGAGATTGGAGCTGACAGCCTTATGCTCCAGATCGAAGGCCTCAAGGGCATGTTGCGAGTTGCCGATGAGCGTGCCGAGCAGGAGTACAAGGATCGCCGCGATGCGCAGGATGCCGTGACTGAGCTCCAGCGATTGTTGAAGcttgccgaggaagatgcAGCTCGTCACAGTGCTGCTGCAGAGGACGCTGAGTCTCGTCTTCTCCAGttcaaggaagagaagattcCTTACTTTGAGAAGATGCAGTTCCGCACTGACTCTCTTTCGGAAGAGAGTGAGACTCTCAAGGTTACTATCGCCGAGTTGTCCACGAAGAACATCGCGCTTGAGGGTACCCTCGACGAGTTCCGACTTTCTAGCGATAGCTTCCGTCGTCAACTAGAAACCGCCAAGGGTGAGAACAAGTCTCTCCATGAGACTATTGACCACCTGAGAACTCGCATAGAAGATAGCATGATCTCACGCCAAAACCTCACTGAAAAGTTCGATCGCCTTCAAGATGACATGCTCAACGTCACTACCGAGATTACTCGCGATCAAGCTGCCTGGCGGAGAAAGGAGGAAAAGCAGTCTGCTAGGTATAATGAGCTGCGCGCGTCGCACTCTCGCGAGCTCCGATTGCGCCAGAAGCTCGAGGAGGATGTCCGTGAGTTCGAAAAGAACGAGCGGGAGGCCACGAAGCTGAGATTCCTCCACGAACAATCTCAGCAACATAACGCTAAACTGGAGGACCTAGTCACCAGTCTCCGGGCGGAGAACCATGACCTGCAAATCAAGTCTGCCCGGTTCGAACGAGAGCTCATCGAAACCCGTGAGAGTAGCCGCGCCGAGATTCAGCGCATTCGCTCCTCGATGGAGGCAGACCTTGAAGCTTCCAACAGCCAGGTCAACATTGTGCGTGCCGAGCTGGAGGCTCAGATAATTTGTCTGCAAACTCAACTTGAGAATGACCGCCAGAGCACCAATACCTCTCGCGAGCGCTACGAGCTTCTCCTCGAGGAAGCTAGGGACTCAAAGGCCGCCGCCCTGGCTGCCAAGGACCTTGTCATTGAAGAAAACCGCAAGATCCATGAGCGCGTTCTTAATGACCTCCGTGAACGTCATGCTCGTGCTTTGCATAATTCTTCAGAGGATCGTGCACGCGGCGAGAGTCATAGCATGGAGCGCATGGCTCTGTCCGAGGACAAGGCTAAACACCTGCAAGAGCGCGTGAAGCTCCTTGAAGAAAAGCTTGAGATCGCCCAAGCTGCTGCCCGTGCTGCTGCTAAGGCAGCCCACAACGCCAAGGCAAGCCCTAGTTCAGTGCCGGATACCACACCCTCGCACTCGAGggcgacaccttccatgtcctACAACAAGGGCTCTGCAGAGCCTGAACGGATCTCTCCTCAAGCCCTGCGCGAGTCAATTTTCGTTCTCCAGGACCAGCTCCAGCAGCGCGAGACACGCATTGAAGAACTCGAGCAAGAAGTTTCCACAATAGATAAAGACGCGCCAaacaagatcaaggagaaggaCACCGAGATCACCTGGCTGCGTGAGCTCCTAGGCGTTCGCATTGACGACCTGCAAGACATCATCCAGACCGTGTCCAAGCCCTCATTCAATCAGCAAGCCGTCCGCGACGCAGCCATCCGTTTGAAAGCCAACCTTCAAATGCAGCAGCAAGAAAAGGAACGCTTAACAACCGGTCGCCTAGCCTCCTTCGCCGACCTTGCCGCGTCACCCCGTTCTCTCCCCCTAGCCGCAGCCGCCGCCTGGGGAAACTGGCGTAAAGGCCGCGAATCTGCCGCCAACACCTCCGACCAGACCCCATCAAAACCCAGCAATGCTAGCACCTTCCTGTCAGGTCTGCTGACGCCCCCGAGCTCCAGCTCTCGAGAGAATAGCACTGGCTCGCAGACAAGTGCTGCCGCGCGGTTTGCGCAAACTCGCCCCTTGAGAGGATTCAAGTCAGCTCCAAGACGCGGCTCGGTCCGCAGCCAGGCACCTGTCATGGAACCGCCTCGGACGCCGCCTCTTCTCCGTCGCTCGAGTTATGATCACGACGCTGAGCCAGCGAACTACGAAGATGGAAGCTTCGCGGATGAAAACGAGAGTACCGTGGATGGGATGATTTCGGCTTCACCGAAGGGAAGAGACAATGAGGGCCCGTTTGGGCCTCAGATCAACGGTTTTGATGCCGAAGAAAGCGATATTCAGGCCAACGCTGACGCTGACATCTCGTCCTCTGACGAGCCCTCCACTGAGGAAGAGTGA